Proteins co-encoded in one Prescottella sp. R16 genomic window:
- a CDS encoding rhodanese-like domain-containing protein yields MREIDVTELEAVLATGAPLVDVREPDEFAEARVPGAVSIPLSEFVSRVDEVPADGAVYLICAAGGRSAQAAEYLVARGVDAVNVAGGTMAWLQSGRTVESGS; encoded by the coding sequence ATGCGCGAAATTGACGTGACCGAACTCGAAGCGGTGCTCGCCACCGGCGCCCCGCTCGTCGACGTCCGTGAGCCGGACGAGTTCGCCGAGGCCCGGGTGCCCGGCGCGGTCTCGATTCCGCTGAGCGAGTTCGTCTCCCGTGTCGACGAGGTTCCGGCCGACGGTGCCGTGTACCTGATCTGTGCGGCCGGTGGCCGTAGTGCGCAGGCCGCCGAATACCTGGTGGCCCGCGGCGTCGACGCCGTCAACGTCGCCGGCGGCACCATGGCGTGGCTGCAGTCCGGCCGCACCGTCGAATCCGGCAGCTAG